Within Saccharomonospora cyanea NA-134, the genomic segment TGTTGTTCCTCGGAGTCGACGCGATCGACGCCACGCGTGGCGCCGCGGCGCACCACGAGGGTGAGGCGGCGGTGAATGGTGCGCTCGTCGCGCGGGCGAACCGCGTGGTGGTGGTGGCGGACTCGGCCAAGCTCGGCCGGACGGCGTTCGCCACCATCTGCGGGATCGAGGCGGTGGACACGCTGGTCACCGACACCGGAGCCGACCGGGGGCTGGTGAAGGAGCTGCGCCGAAGCGGCGTGGAGGTGGTTCGGGTGTGAGCGGCGGTCCAGAGCGGGGGTGGCGCAGCGCCTGAGCAAGCGCTTAGTATGTCGCTGGCCGGCGGGAGCGAACCGGCGTGACGGTGCGGGAGGTGTGCGTGCGACGCGGTCAGCTCGGCGAGCGGGCGGGGTCGGCGCCGAGCATGCGCAACGCGAGTTCGCCGTACTCCCGGCCCAGTGCGGTGGGGGACTTGCGCGAGCGGTCCGTGTACCAGCGTGCGACGTCCACGCCGAGCGAGAGCACCGCGCGGGCGGCCGTCATGGGGTCCGACACGGTGAAGACGCCCGCGTTCGCGCCCTTCACCACGAGGTCGTGCACGATGCGCTCGATGTCACGGCGCAGTTCGGCGACGACTCGGTACTCCTTCTCCGGCAGCGCACCGAGCTCGTACTGCACCACACGGGCGATCGTGTGGCGCCGCGCGTGCCAGGCCACGAACCGCTCCACGATCTCCCGCATCGCGCGGGTGGGTGCGTCGGCCGACTCGGCGGCGGTCCTGACGAGTTCGAGTGCCTGTTCGTGCCCGCTACGGCTGATCGCGAACAGCAGCGCGGCCTTCGAGGGGAAGTGCACGTACAGCGCGGCCGGGCTCATGCCCGCGTTGGTCGCGATGTCGCGGGTGGTGGTGGCGTGGTAGCCACGCTGGGCGAAGGACTCGACCCCGGCCAGCATGAGGCGGCGGGCCGCGTCCGGTTGGACATCCGGCCACAGCTCGGCCGACAACGACATCGTCATGCCCGAATTGTAAGCGAGCGCTTAGCGTGGATTGGAGAACGGCCGTGGGAGCACTGACAGACCGTGTCGCCATTGTGACAGGGGCCAGCCGGGGAATCGGGTTCGGGGTCGCGCAGGCACTCGTCGACGCCGGGGCGAAGGTCGCCATCACCGCCCGTAAACCAGACCCCCTCGCCGAGGCGGTCGAGAAGCTCGGCGGTGAGGGGGTCGCCCTCGGGGTGCCGGGCAAGGCCGACGACTCCGCCCACCAGGACGAGGTGGTGAAGCGCACGCTGGAGACCTTCGGTCGCATCGACTTCCTCGTCAACAACACCGGCATCAACCCCGTCTACGGGTCGATTCTCGACGTGGAGCCCGAGGCGGCGGCCAAGATCTTCGGGGTCAACGTGCTCTCACCGCTGGCGTGGACGCGGAAGGTCCGCGACGCGTGGCTGGGCGAGCACGGCGGTGCGATCGTCAACGTGTCGTCGATCGCGGGACTGCGCACGTCGCCGGGCATCGGCATGTACGGCGTGAGCAAGGCGGCACTGATCCGGCTCACCACCGAACTCGCCCAGGAGCTGGCACCGTCCATCCGGGTCAACGCCGTGGCGCCCGCCGTGGTGAAGACGTCGTTCGCCACGGCTTTGTACGCCGACAGGGAGGACGAGGTCGCCGCCTCGTACCCGATGAAGCGACTCGGTGTTCCGTCCGATGTGGCCGGTGCGGTGGTGTTCCTGCTGTCGGAACAGGCGGCATGGATCACCGGCCAGACGCTCGTCGTCGACGGCGGTGTCACGCTCGGCGGTGGACTGTGACATCGGAGCTCGCCGGAGCCGGCGTCGTCGTCACCGGTGGCGGTAGGGGCATCGGCGCGGCACTCGCGGCCAGGCTGGCCGC encodes:
- a CDS encoding TetR/AcrR family transcriptional regulator, with the translated sequence MTMSLSAELWPDVQPDAARRLMLAGVESFAQRGYHATTTRDIATNAGMSPAALYVHFPSKAALLFAISRSGHEQALELVRTAAESADAPTRAMREIVERFVAWHARRHTIARVVQYELGALPEKEYRVVAELRRDIERIVHDLVVKGANAGVFTVSDPMTAARAVLSLGVDVARWYTDRSRKSPTALGREYGELALRMLGADPARSPS
- a CDS encoding SDR family oxidoreductase, with the protein product MGALTDRVAIVTGASRGIGFGVAQALVDAGAKVAITARKPDPLAEAVEKLGGEGVALGVPGKADDSAHQDEVVKRTLETFGRIDFLVNNTGINPVYGSILDVEPEAAAKIFGVNVLSPLAWTRKVRDAWLGEHGGAIVNVSSIAGLRTSPGIGMYGVSKAALIRLTTELAQELAPSIRVNAVAPAVVKTSFATALYADREDEVAASYPMKRLGVPSDVAGAVVFLLSEQAAWITGQTLVVDGGVTLGGGL